A genomic stretch from Candidatus Eisenbacteria bacterium includes:
- a CDS encoding Rrf2 family transcriptional regulator produces the protein MLKITSLEEYGLRCMVQLARHSDREPLTIAEIAQEEGLSLPYVGKLMNLLRQEGLVMSVRGRAGGYILPRPADQITLDTVITALGGDLFDKDHCGRHPAGHDVCVHSGDCSIRSVWSTMHRIINDTLKKTSLSDLVGTENQVSQTLEMPASAADGEREAGGIELP, from the coding sequence GTGTTGAAGATTACTTCATTGGAAGAATATGGACTCCGCTGTATGGTTCAACTGGCCCGTCATTCAGACAGGGAGCCTCTTACCATTGCGGAGATAGCGCAGGAAGAAGGATTATCGCTTCCCTATGTTGGGAAGCTGATGAATCTTCTCAGGCAGGAGGGTCTTGTCATGAGTGTCCGCGGCAGGGCAGGGGGTTATATTTTACCACGCCCCGCCGATCAGATCACTCTGGATACCGTCATTACGGCCTTGGGCGGAGACCTGTTTGATAAGGATCATTGCGGCCGTCATCCGGCTGGACATGATGTGTGCGTTCACTCCGGGGACTGCTCGATTCGGTCCGTTTGGTCCACAATGCATCGCATTATCAATGACACGCTGAAGAAAACCAGTCTATCCGATTTAGTGGGAACGGAGAATCAGGTCTCGCAGACTCTAGAAATGCCGGCATCAGCAGCCGATGGGGAAAGAGAGGCCGGTGGTATCGAGCTGCCGTGA
- a CDS encoding energy-coupling factor ABC transporter ATP-binding protein, whose amino-acid sequence MIRVEHLSFAYGNGACILSDLSFEIPSGQKVVMLGTNGSGKTTLLKILNGLLFPAEGAYQYDLHPITRSSLNDKTLHQKFRRENVLLFQNPDTMLFNPTVYDEIAFGLRQLALPHIDEKVQYWARLLGLEKYLKHPPFQISSGEKQKVCLAALLSLEPKVLLLDEPTSNLDPRSTGWLVDFLQDLDVTTVVTTHNLSLAGELGDRTMVLSEDHELIFDGEISELLEDQTKLMDANLIHTHKHRHGDVSHRHFHKHDWD is encoded by the coding sequence ATGATTAGGGTCGAACATCTCAGTTTCGCCTATGGGAACGGCGCCTGCATCCTCAGCGACCTTTCCTTTGAGATCCCATCAGGGCAAAAGGTCGTCATGCTGGGAACCAATGGCAGCGGTAAGACAACCCTTCTCAAGATATTAAACGGCCTGCTCTTCCCCGCCGAGGGGGCCTACCAGTACGATCTCCATCCAATCACCAGATCTTCACTGAATGACAAGACACTTCATCAAAAATTCCGCAGAGAAAACGTTCTTCTTTTTCAGAATCCCGATACAATGTTGTTCAATCCGACCGTTTATGACGAGATCGCCTTCGGTCTCAGACAGTTGGCACTTCCTCATATTGATGAAAAGGTGCAATATTGGGCGCGCCTTCTGGGCCTTGAGAAATATCTGAAACACCCCCCTTTCCAGATAAGCAGCGGCGAAAAACAGAAGGTTTGTTTGGCGGCGCTCCTATCATTGGAACCCAAAGTTCTCCTTTTGGACGAGCCGACATCAAATCTTGATCCGAGGAGCACAGGGTGGCTGGTGGACTTTCTCCAGGATTTGGATGTGACGACGGTTGTAACGACCCATAACTTGAGTCTCGCCGGGGAGCTGGGTGATCGCACCATGGTGCTGTCAGAGGATCATGAGCTGATCTTCGATGGGGAGATCTCGGAACTGCTGGAGGATCAAACGAAGCTGATGGATGCGAATTTGATCCACACGCATAAGCATCGCCATGGCGATGTCTCACACAGACACTTTCATAAACATGATTGGGATTAG
- a CDS encoding energy-coupling factor ABC transporter permease: MHIPDGFITPKIYLPAYAICAGLWSTGARYLRSRLRSDILPHLSVMTALAFVLMMIAVPLPGGTSAHASGIAVLAVLFGFWTAFLATSLVLLLQALLFGSGGITTLPVNAIAMGLLGGMTAWSLYKALSRFNNTIALFAAGWTSVVVPAVFTAVILGLQPVIAHSSDGTPLFFPFGLSITLPAIILPHCLIGIGEGFLTVLICRFYEKLKPPAAP; encoded by the coding sequence ATGCATATCCCCGATGGCTTTATTACGCCTAAAATATATTTGCCGGCCTACGCCATTTGCGCCGGCCTCTGGTCCACCGGCGCGCGATATTTAAGATCCCGACTCCGCAGTGATATCCTCCCTCATCTTTCAGTGATGACCGCCCTTGCTTTTGTTTTAATGATGATCGCCGTTCCTCTCCCCGGCGGCACCTCCGCACATGCATCGGGAATCGCAGTTTTGGCGGTTCTTTTCGGATTTTGGACCGCCTTCCTCGCCACATCACTGGTTCTTCTTCTACAGGCTTTGCTCTTTGGAAGCGGGGGCATAACAACCCTTCCGGTAAATGCGATCGCCATGGGTTTGTTGGGGGGAATGACCGCTTGGTCTCTTTATAAAGCCCTCTCTCGATTTAACAATACCATCGCCCTCTTCGCCGCTGGTTGGACATCCGTCGTCGTTCCCGCCGTCTTCACAGCCGTTATATTGGGGCTTCAACCCGTTATCGCACACTCATCGGATGGAACTCCGCTATTCTTCCCCTTCGGCCTCTCGATCACTCTTCCGGCGATCATTTTACCGCATTGTCTGATAGGTATTGGAGAGGGATTTCTCACGGTATTGATATGCCGTTTTTATGAAAAACTAAAACCGCCGGCGGCTCCATGA
- a CDS encoding DUF4198 domain-containing protein, producing MGLWKQRALLILIFALLGSQAVAHDFWIEKTPEGFSLYRGHRSSSHPGEATIEYDPHSILEVLCSDEQGPLSPIEPEVVFPMRIGTGCRLIHVLFSSGYWTKTPYGTKNIPKTQVEHPLESWLSYESVKYIDSWNEDFIRPLTGHLELAPLSNPLLLGVGDKLRLLVTKNKVPVNGAVVTYDGKPRGLTGADGQINIRLRHPDLQLIQTTISWPLDSIEADTEIHTAALCFRMGEKP from the coding sequence ATGGGATTATGGAAACAAAGGGCGCTCCTCATCCTCATTTTCGCTCTTCTGGGATCCCAGGCTGTCGCCCATGATTTCTGGATAGAAAAGACCCCCGAGGGTTTCTCGCTCTACAGGGGACACCGGTCATCGTCCCACCCCGGCGAAGCGACCATCGAGTACGACCCGCATTCCATACTCGAAGTCCTCTGTTCCGATGAACAGGGGCCGTTATCGCCGATTGAACCGGAAGTGGTTTTTCCAATGCGCATTGGCACCGGGTGCCGGCTGATCCATGTGCTTTTTTCTTCCGGGTATTGGACAAAAACACCCTATGGCACCAAGAACATCCCCAAAACACAAGTGGAACATCCGTTGGAAAGCTGGCTCTCTTATGAAAGCGTTAAATATATAGATAGCTGGAATGAGGATTTTATCAGACCGCTGACCGGACACCTGGAACTGGCGCCTCTCAGCAATCCCCTGCTTCTCGGGGTGGGCGATAAACTTCGGCTGCTCGTCACGAAGAATAAGGTCCCCGTGAATGGCGCCGTGGTGACTTATGACGGTAAACCCCGGGGACTGACAGGAGCAGATGGACAGATCAATATCCGCCTCCGTCATCCGGACCTTCAGCTGATTCAAACCACAATTAGCTGGCCGCTGGACTCCATAGAAGCCGACACTGAAATCCACACGGCCGCACTCTGCTTCCGCATGGGAGAGAAACCATGA
- the nikR gene encoding nickel-responsive transcriptional regulator NikR, whose amino-acid sequence MSTDIIRFTVSLPVNLLGELDDRIISKGYASRSEFVRDLIREQLILDKWASESEEVVGVLTISYDHHQQGLVQNIIDLQHSRLVHILCNTHVHLNHNNCLEVIIIRGRPSEIEKLSLELGGLKGVKFSKLTRTAGCDA is encoded by the coding sequence GTGTCGACTGATATTATCCGTTTCACGGTTTCTCTGCCGGTCAATCTTCTGGGAGAACTCGATGACCGAATCATTTCCAAAGGATATGCATCCCGGTCTGAGTTTGTCCGCGATTTGATTAGGGAACAACTCATCCTGGATAAATGGGCTTCCGAGAGCGAAGAAGTCGTCGGCGTCCTTACGATCAGCTACGACCATCACCAGCAAGGGCTGGTTCAGAACATTATTGATCTGCAGCATTCCCGATTGGTACATATCCTTTGCAATACGCACGTTCATCTGAATCACAACAATTGCCTCGAAGTCATTATCATCCGCGGACGGCCGTCTGAAATCGAGAAATTGAGCCTGGAACTCGGCGGTCTCAAGGGCGTCAAATTTTCAAAACTGACACGAACCGCTGGATGTGATGCGTAG
- a CDS encoding glycosyltransferase — protein MTAELKDRDIICIAPSFWKTDAPLNVHHVMRRLAAQNRILFVESLGLRAPKHNRRDWGKVRDRIKGCLMGLRRTPEGLWLFSPLVLPFPGVGFIRRINRFYLIQALKWIMWRLDIQKPILWIFLPTGADLVGNLGECLVIYHCVDAYGENPGVNRGAINALEEKLLLHCDLLFTTSRPLFAEKIPQKGRSFFLQNVADISHFENPGMPPKELSSLEGPILGYVGNLADYKLDLELLLQMAGERPDWNICLVGPHGAGDPGTDLGQLEEQPNIHLMGSKDYSVIPSYIAGFDVCLIPFRLNSSTRSSFPLKFFEYMAAGKEIVTTPLEALKEYRSRPDLCHFAENAVEFIRAVEVALARSQVEELVEARRMEARKNSWELRIKEIHEIILQALEEFGGKPGEDPRGGRE, from the coding sequence ATGACAGCTGAACTCAAGGACCGGGATATCATCTGCATCGCCCCCAGTTTCTGGAAGACGGATGCGCCTCTGAATGTGCATCATGTCATGCGCCGCTTGGCCGCGCAGAACCGGATCCTCTTTGTGGAATCGCTGGGACTCAGAGCCCCCAAACACAACCGGCGGGATTGGGGCAAGGTCCGCGATCGCATCAAGGGATGCCTCATGGGTCTGCGCCGGACACCCGAGGGCCTTTGGCTTTTCTCTCCTTTGGTGTTGCCTTTTCCCGGTGTGGGATTCATCCGGCGGATCAATCGTTTCTATCTCATCCAGGCGTTAAAGTGGATCATGTGGAGACTAGATATACAAAAACCGATTCTCTGGATATTTCTGCCGACAGGGGCCGACTTGGTGGGGAATCTCGGAGAGTGCCTGGTTATTTATCATTGTGTCGATGCCTATGGCGAGAATCCCGGCGTTAATAGGGGGGCGATCAACGCTCTTGAAGAGAAGCTTCTTCTACATTGCGATCTTCTTTTCACGACATCAAGACCCCTGTTTGCCGAGAAGATCCCACAAAAAGGCCGCTCGTTTTTCCTGCAGAACGTCGCCGACATATCTCATTTTGAAAATCCAGGGATGCCTCCAAAGGAACTTTCTTCCTTAGAGGGACCAATTCTGGGCTATGTCGGGAATTTGGCGGATTATAAATTGGATTTGGAACTCCTTCTACAGATGGCGGGGGAAAGGCCGGATTGGAATATCTGTTTGGTCGGTCCCCACGGCGCCGGCGATCCGGGGACCGACCTAGGTCAACTTGAGGAACAGCCGAATATCCACCTGATGGGGTCAAAGGATTATTCGGTCATACCGAGTTACATCGCCGGATTTGATGTCTGTCTTATTCCATTCCGCTTGAATAGTTCAACGCGATCTTCATTTCCATTGAAGTTCTTTGAGTACATGGCGGCCGGTAAGGAGATCGTCACAACCCCCTTGGAGGCCCTGAAGGAATACAGATCACGCCCGGATCTTTGTCATTTCGCTGAAAATGCCGTGGAATTCATTAGAGCGGTTGAAGTCGCTTTGGCCCGGTCTCAGGTCGAGGAGCTGGTAGAAGCCAGACGGATGGAAGCAAGAAAGAACTCGTGGGAGCTGAGGATCAAGGAGATTCATGAAATTATTCTTCAAGCGCTGGAGGAGTTTGGGGGAAAGCCGGGGGAAGATCCAAGGGGAGGCCGGGAGTGA
- a CDS encoding T9SS type A sorting domain-containing protein: protein MNRKWVQIIIAVVGCLAFTLGTISADSRMTTREYFEKWDNHFKDLTEMRAGTANTSGTGFKPYQRFKWFFERRLSPDGNMIPGVRWKAYDQLQEMVNEKGRDGETWFTLGPINVAGRCLAIEVHPTNSDIVYAGFASGGIWMTTDSGSNWAPLGDDLPTMAVSAIEIDSNNPDRIWIGTGEGWGNTDAVHGAGLLRSLDGGLTWGTTGFNYSVSSGLDVFELEYNPATGTLLLAAENGLWRSTDGGDSFDEVMPSGKWMDVQLKKGSTDTIFACSYYWAEMGFWRSTDDGLTWTRCTTGVPTAGLSNMRLALCDAYPDIIYWAIANGSGGMLGIWRSVDGGDSFAQEYSGSPNHYGTQGWYNLTIAVDPTNPNRVMSGGVEFYRSTNGGTSFSQIASNVHVDHHATAWDPSNPAIFWVGSDGGVYRSANSGVSYSNKNLGLVTMQFYAMNHSKTLPTRALGGTQDNGTYIFNDNPNWGSILGGDGFFCEVDYADPNYVYAELYFGDHRRSSTGGTGMVSINSGITENGPWSTPTHMDFANPAVLYTAHNTTVFRTTNRGNSWSPITSVPISGYGTSIHQSLNNPDYFVVTSNQKIWVSTDHGNTWNDRTSGVITAGTLSDSHYHPDDPNTILITLATYSSTQPQVQKTTDQGLSWFPIEYGLPEEPVNTIEIDPSHPDWYFIGTDLGVYISYNAGATWTPFNVGLPHVVCSDLRLHNDERFLRVATHGRGMWEVDISNLTAPAADVQPVEPQIQPLTLRVLGTPATNSVVLHYGLRRAGAVKLALYDVTGRMVKGVVDDFAQAKIDNATVDVSDLPSGVYFARLEANGASISRKVVVEK, encoded by the coding sequence ATGAATAGGAAGTGGGTTCAGATCATCATTGCCGTTGTTGGATGTCTCGCTTTTACACTAGGGACGATATCGGCGGACTCCCGCATGACGACAAGGGAGTATTTTGAAAAGTGGGATAACCATTTCAAAGACCTTACCGAGATGAGGGCGGGAACAGCCAACACCTCGGGTACCGGTTTCAAGCCGTACCAGAGGTTCAAATGGTTTTTTGAGAGAAGGCTCTCACCCGATGGGAACATGATTCCCGGAGTTCGTTGGAAGGCCTATGATCAGTTGCAGGAGATGGTCAACGAAAAAGGACGGGACGGTGAAACCTGGTTCACACTCGGACCCATTAATGTCGCGGGCCGTTGCCTCGCGATAGAGGTTCATCCCACAAACTCCGATATTGTCTATGCCGGATTCGCCAGCGGCGGAATCTGGATGACAACGGATAGCGGCAGCAATTGGGCGCCTCTTGGTGATGATCTGCCAACGATGGCCGTCAGCGCGATTGAGATCGACTCGAATAATCCTGATCGTATCTGGATCGGAACCGGGGAGGGCTGGGGCAATACCGACGCGGTGCATGGCGCCGGGCTGTTGCGATCCCTCGATGGCGGTCTGACCTGGGGAACGACGGGATTCAATTATTCAGTGAGTTCCGGTCTGGATGTTTTCGAGCTGGAGTATAACCCAGCCACGGGCACGCTCCTCCTCGCCGCGGAGAACGGACTCTGGCGATCCACAGACGGCGGCGATTCCTTTGATGAGGTTATGCCCTCCGGAAAGTGGATGGATGTGCAGTTGAAGAAGGGTTCCACTGACACTATATTCGCCTGCTCCTACTACTGGGCGGAAATGGGATTCTGGCGTTCCACCGATGATGGATTAACCTGGACCCGGTGTACGACGGGCGTTCCGACCGCTGGGTTGAGTAATATGCGTCTTGCCCTCTGCGACGCCTATCCCGATATCATCTATTGGGCGATTGCGAATGGCAGCGGTGGCATGCTGGGGATTTGGCGATCGGTCGATGGCGGAGACAGTTTCGCGCAAGAATATAGCGGCTCGCCGAATCATTATGGTACTCAGGGCTGGTACAACCTCACAATCGCTGTTGATCCGACCAACCCGAACAGAGTGATGTCGGGCGGTGTTGAATTTTACAGATCGACAAACGGCGGAACCTCCTTCAGCCAAATCGCATCGAATGTCCATGTCGATCATCATGCAACGGCATGGGATCCGTCTAATCCGGCAATATTCTGGGTTGGAAGCGATGGCGGTGTTTACCGAAGTGCAAACTCCGGGGTGTCATACTCGAATAAGAATCTCGGCCTCGTCACGATGCAGTTCTATGCGATGAATCATTCCAAAACCCTGCCGACCCGGGCGCTTGGTGGAACCCAGGATAATGGGACTTATATATTCAATGACAATCCAAACTGGGGTTCGATTCTCGGCGGCGATGGGTTCTTCTGCGAGGTCGATTATGCCGATCCGAATTATGTCTACGCTGAGTTGTATTTCGGCGATCACCGAAGGAGCAGCACGGGCGGAACGGGAATGGTTTCGATCAACAGCGGGATTACCGAAAACGGTCCCTGGTCGACACCGACGCATATGGATTTCGCAAATCCCGCCGTCCTCTACACCGCTCATAACACGACGGTATTCCGAACCACTAACAGGGGGAACTCCTGGTCGCCGATCACATCCGTACCAATCTCGGGATACGGCACCTCGATCCACCAGTCCCTGAATAATCCCGATTATTTTGTTGTCACCTCGAACCAAAAAATCTGGGTATCGACCGATCATGGGAATACTTGGAATGACCGAACCAGCGGCGTCATTACAGCGGGTACTCTGAGTGACAGTCATTACCATCCGGATGATCCCAACACGATACTTATAACCCTCGCGACCTATTCGAGCACGCAGCCTCAGGTTCAAAAGACAACAGACCAGGGTTTATCATGGTTCCCGATTGAATATGGTCTTCCGGAAGAGCCGGTCAACACCATCGAAATCGATCCGTCGCATCCGGATTGGTATTTCATCGGCACCGATCTGGGCGTCTACATCTCCTACAACGCCGGAGCGACGTGGACCCCCTTCAACGTTGGATTGCCCCATGTTGTTTGCTCCGATCTGCGGCTTCACAACGATGAACGGTTTCTGCGGGTTGCCACCCACGGCCGTGGGATGTGGGAGGTTGATATCAGCAATCTGACGGCCCCGGCCGCGGATGTTCAACCTGTCGAGCCGCAGATTCAGCCGCTCACCCTACGTGTTCTCGGAACCCCGGCCACCAACAGCGTCGTTCTGCACTATGGTTTGCGGCGAGCGGGCGCTGTGAAGTTGGCTCTCTATGATGTCACCGGGCGGATGGTTAAGGGCGTGGTCGATGATTTCGCGCAGGCGAAAATCGACAACGCCACTGTCGACGTCTCAGATCTTCCGTCAGGTGTCTACTTCGCCCGACTGGAAGCTAATGGGGCATCGATTTCCCGGAAGGTTGTCGTGGAAAAATAA
- a CDS encoding transporter: MRLTAACIIFLILFPFCGHAHHGVASLGVAGLEGPGAPIETSSSATLPESSFLGYVKLDWAQFKTNTAERDDEGKVSAFWMYGIGHGVTSYLSLYAFFPFYSKVVEDNSYNTSGFADISIMGVCGFKWDGGPRLVPRNESLDDLEDWHFGVYGGLSLPTGNPNLKNTAGEIDPGMSLGFGKPSYTIGGTITKQIFSPLTVVLESSFIGFNEYEYCDGTSMRFGNELRFNAALSNRILTYSPGKLRLDANLELNFLELSRDELDGIGEEATGGKVVYWVPGFRLYVKSTSLGFGIKIPSWVDLNEESEQQGAEGGEKYRLIMTFSTLL; the protein is encoded by the coding sequence ATGAGACTAACGGCGGCGTGCATCATTTTTTTGATCCTCTTCCCTTTCTGCGGACATGCCCATCACGGTGTCGCCTCACTGGGCGTTGCGGGATTGGAAGGGCCCGGAGCGCCCATAGAAACTTCCAGCTCCGCGACCCTGCCGGAATCCAGTTTTTTGGGTTATGTAAAACTGGATTGGGCTCAATTCAAGACAAATACGGCCGAACGGGATGATGAAGGAAAGGTCAGCGCCTTTTGGATGTACGGCATCGGACACGGCGTGACATCGTATCTCTCTCTGTATGCCTTCTTCCCTTTCTACAGCAAGGTTGTAGAAGACAACTCCTACAACACATCCGGCTTTGCCGATATATCGATTATGGGTGTTTGCGGGTTTAAATGGGACGGCGGTCCCCGTCTCGTCCCAAGGAATGAAAGCCTTGACGACCTCGAGGACTGGCATTTCGGCGTTTACGGCGGTCTTTCATTGCCGACCGGAAATCCGAATCTGAAGAACACAGCAGGGGAAATCGACCCGGGGATGTCCCTGGGCTTTGGAAAGCCCTCTTATACGATCGGAGGAACGATAACAAAACAAATATTCAGTCCACTGACTGTGGTCCTCGAGTCTTCATTTATCGGCTTCAATGAATATGAGTATTGCGATGGCACCTCAATGCGCTTTGGCAATGAGCTGCGCTTTAACGCCGCACTATCAAACCGCATCCTCACTTATTCGCCCGGCAAACTGAGACTTGACGCCAATTTAGAATTGAATTTCCTGGAATTGAGCCGCGATGAACTTGACGGGATCGGTGAAGAGGCGACCGGCGGGAAGGTGGTCTATTGGGTCCCAGGATTCCGCCTCTATGTCAAATCGACGAGTCTGGGGTTTGGAATTAAAATACCCTCCTGGGTGGACCTCAATGAAGAATCAGAGCAGCAAGGAGCCGAGGGCGGGGAGAAATACAGACTTATCATGACCTTCTCAACACTCCTCTGA
- a CDS encoding glycosyltransferase family 4 protein, with translation MRRPIKIDFLAWRPISNASARCRGAAYKQAFGEMGYELNFRPPAPDGIYRFLNSRRGLMRIPAKILYFVIVLIMRKIQILRASRADAVVVQRELFTFGPPFLERILAYLQPNLIYDIDDAVDMTPPHIRSSGRRFHDQRKPEKILSLCRHLVASTHFLAERFQRERIPTTIIPTPVDTELFQPSGPSARGNPALGWIGTGGNLYYLKQISDALVSVQREYGCEVVVVSEWDFQAPGLEVRNLRWRMEDEVELMSRFDIGLMPLVDNPYTRAKAGYKILQYWATGKAVIASPVGFNRILVHHDINGLLANTMDEWTFQLGRLIRDRDLRARLSAAGRQRVEDEYSIERCAVKWDEVFKRLLKS, from the coding sequence GTGAGAAGGCCGATAAAAATAGACTTCCTTGCCTGGCGGCCCATCAGCAATGCCAGCGCACGCTGCCGTGGGGCCGCCTACAAGCAGGCTTTCGGTGAGATGGGATATGAGCTGAATTTCCGCCCACCGGCGCCCGATGGGATTTACCGCTTTCTTAACAGCAGGCGGGGGTTGATGCGCATCCCCGCAAAAATCCTCTATTTTGTTATCGTCCTGATTATGCGAAAGATACAGATTCTGCGGGCTTCACGCGCCGACGCTGTCGTGGTTCAGAGAGAACTTTTCACCTTTGGACCTCCCTTTTTGGAGCGGATCCTCGCCTATCTCCAGCCGAATCTGATTTACGATATTGATGATGCGGTGGATATGACGCCTCCACATATACGCAGTTCCGGCCGTCGATTTCACGACCAGCGGAAGCCGGAAAAGATTCTTTCCCTGTGCCGGCACCTTGTCGCGAGCACACACTTTCTTGCAGAGCGATTTCAAAGAGAGCGCATCCCAACGACGATCATTCCCACACCGGTTGACACGGAATTGTTTCAGCCGTCCGGACCGTCTGCACGGGGGAATCCAGCCCTGGGTTGGATTGGCACCGGCGGAAACTTGTACTATTTAAAACAGATCTCAGATGCTTTGGTCAGCGTACAAAGGGAGTACGGATGTGAGGTTGTTGTTGTCTCCGAGTGGGACTTCCAGGCGCCGGGCTTGGAAGTTAGGAACCTCCGCTGGAGAATGGAGGACGAAGTTGAACTGATGAGCCGCTTCGATATCGGCCTCATGCCTCTCGTGGATAATCCTTATACCCGGGCGAAGGCCGGCTACAAAATTCTGCAATATTGGGCTACAGGCAAGGCGGTAATTGCGTCTCCCGTTGGATTCAACCGAATATTGGTACATCACGACATTAATGGCCTTCTTGCCAATACGATGGATGAATGGACCTTTCAATTGGGCCGATTGATCCGCGATCGGGATTTGCGGGCCCGATTGTCGGCGGCGGGGCGCCAGCGTGTTGAAGATGAATATTCAATCGAGAGATGTGCCGTGAAGTGGGATGAAGTGTTCAAGAGGCTATTGAAAAGCTGA
- a CDS encoding energy-coupling factor transporter transmembrane protein EcfT, with protein MKDRITLAAYFCLVVLATAIHDLFYLAAMLACVYMLAFRRSIMIARKAALSIIIFNSVVTLSYIGISLLNNKISLYYICLINLRVFLITSMTFLLHERFSPFRAFAFSQTLLFLLTLSYSQINTFKKLAVDFHLALKSRSIRRLAIRDLYRHAATLGGFFLQKAVTQASEVSQAMRSRGFIND; from the coding sequence ATGAAAGATAGAATAACATTGGCCGCGTATTTTTGTCTTGTCGTTCTGGCGACAGCCATACATGATTTATTCTATCTTGCGGCAATGCTTGCCTGTGTTTATATGCTGGCATTCCGCCGATCGATAATGATCGCAAGAAAAGCCGCGCTCTCCATAATTATATTTAACAGCGTTGTCACACTTTCATATATTGGTATCTCGTTATTGAACAACAAAATTTCCCTTTATTACATTTGCCTCATTAACCTGCGTGTTTTTTTGATTACTTCGATGACATTTCTACTGCATGAGCGTTTCAGCCCCTTTAGAGCATTCGCATTTTCTCAGACTCTTCTATTTCTCCTGACCCTTTCCTACAGTCAGATCAACACCTTTAAAAAGCTGGCCGTGGATTTTCATCTGGCTTTAAAAAGCCGGAGCATCCGGCGGCTCGCTATTCGTGATCTCTATAGACATGCGGCGACATTGGGGGGATTCTTTTTGCAAAAGGCCGTGACCCAGGCTTCGGAAGTTTCCCAAGCAATGCGATCGAGAGGATTCATCAATGATTAG